One stretch of Tachysurus fulvidraco isolate hzauxx_2018 chromosome 12, HZAU_PFXX_2.0, whole genome shotgun sequence DNA includes these proteins:
- the c12h14orf28 gene encoding uncharacterized protein C14orf28 homolog isoform X1 yields MPCFELSFVQPDFGGFWPFSRHENQKSMESDVCCLKDTEDVTSDSGRSVQIERSKTLIEEIRALIKSNEQEYCSFWRPVLPWGGVYTIQAGQNAISCIPLYVKINLKNTCTIDGFLMLLYIILRDNQIIRREVGLFLGKSFVEHFLYLMDSYDYTMVKILWIWDRMSKRQYHSEIHQAALEIDLFGNEHDNFTKNLENLMSTIQESYCTNWCCPSRFQELLQNTININPPNELPDGDPIQSAVDEFFCPKTVFCQEYRCTGLREFSQREFCHGAPPFIILNMQMWKSEDLSYVPYHLALSDHRYSLEGATLFNREEHHYSAAFQIDGYWMHYDGLRSDNLILLNKPPELLLLSSLVYVRSHEK; encoded by the exons ATGCCATGTTTTGAGCTTAGTTTTGTTCAACCTGACTTTGGGGGCTTTTGGCCATTTTCAAGACATGAAAACCAGAAAAGTATGGAGAGTGATGTGTGCTGTTTAAAAGACACAGAGGACGTAACGTCAGACTCTGGTCGCAGTGTGCAGATTGAGAG GAGCAAAACGCTGATTGAAGAGATTCGTGCTTTGATCAAGAGCAATGAGCAGGAGTATTGCTCCTTCTGGAGGCCTGTGCTCCCCTGGGGTGGTGTATACACAATACAAGCTGGTCAGAATGCCATCTCTTGCATACCCCTGTATGTTAAAATCAATCTGAAAAACACCTGCACTATTGATGGCTTTCTCATGCTCTTGTACATCATCCTGCGGGATAATCAGATCATCCGCCGGGAAGTGGGTTTGTTCTTGGGGAAGAGTTTTGTGGAGCACTTTCTCTATCTGATGGACTCCTACGATTATACCATGGTCAAGATTTTGTGGATCTGGGACAGGATGTCTAAGCGTCAGTACCACTCAGAGATCCACCAGGCCGCTCTTGAGATTGACCTTTTTGGCAATGAGCATGATAACTTTACCAAGAATCTGGAGAACCTGATGTCTACCATTCAGGAGAGTTATTGCACCAACTGGTGCTGTCCGTCTCGTTTCCAGGAGCTCCTTCAGAACACCATAAATATCAA cCCTCCAAATGAGCTTCCTGATGGAGATCCTATTCAGTCTGCAGTGGATGAGTTTTTCTGTCCGAAGACAGTCTTCTGCCAAGAATATAG GTGTACAGGGCTTAGAGAGTTCTCCCAGAGAGAGTTCTGCCACGGAGCTCCTCCCTTCATCATCCTTAACATGCAGATGTGGAAATCAGAGGACCTTTCGTACGTTCCGTACCATTTGGCTTTGTCTGATCACAG GTACTCTCTTGAAGGCGCCACTCTCTTCAATAGGGAGGAGCATCACTACTCTGCAGCCTTCCAGATCGATGGGTACTGGATGCACTACGATGGGCTTCGGAGCGACAACTTAATCTTATTGAACAAACCACCAGAGCTGTTGCTTCTGTCCTCGCTGGTGTATGTGCGTTCTCATGAAAAATGA
- the c12h14orf28 gene encoding uncharacterized protein C14orf28 homolog isoform X2, translated as MPCFELSFVQPDFGGFWPFSRHENQKSMESDVCCLKDTEDVTSDSGRSVQIERSKTLIEEIRALIKSNEQEYCSFWRPVLPWGGVYTIQAGQNAISCIPLYVKINLKNTCTIDGFLMLLYIILRDNQIIRREVGLFLGKSFVEHFLYLMDSYDYTMVKILWIWDRMSKRQYHSEIHQAALEIDLFGNEHDNFTKNLENLMSTIQESYCTNWCCPSRFQELLQNTININPPNELPDGDPIQSAVDEFFCPKTVFCQEYRCTGLREFSQREFCHGAPPFIILNMQMWKSEDLSYSLEGATLFNREEHHYSAAFQIDGYWMHYDGLRSDNLILLNKPPELLLLSSLVYVRSHEK; from the exons ATGCCATGTTTTGAGCTTAGTTTTGTTCAACCTGACTTTGGGGGCTTTTGGCCATTTTCAAGACATGAAAACCAGAAAAGTATGGAGAGTGATGTGTGCTGTTTAAAAGACACAGAGGACGTAACGTCAGACTCTGGTCGCAGTGTGCAGATTGAGAG GAGCAAAACGCTGATTGAAGAGATTCGTGCTTTGATCAAGAGCAATGAGCAGGAGTATTGCTCCTTCTGGAGGCCTGTGCTCCCCTGGGGTGGTGTATACACAATACAAGCTGGTCAGAATGCCATCTCTTGCATACCCCTGTATGTTAAAATCAATCTGAAAAACACCTGCACTATTGATGGCTTTCTCATGCTCTTGTACATCATCCTGCGGGATAATCAGATCATCCGCCGGGAAGTGGGTTTGTTCTTGGGGAAGAGTTTTGTGGAGCACTTTCTCTATCTGATGGACTCCTACGATTATACCATGGTCAAGATTTTGTGGATCTGGGACAGGATGTCTAAGCGTCAGTACCACTCAGAGATCCACCAGGCCGCTCTTGAGATTGACCTTTTTGGCAATGAGCATGATAACTTTACCAAGAATCTGGAGAACCTGATGTCTACCATTCAGGAGAGTTATTGCACCAACTGGTGCTGTCCGTCTCGTTTCCAGGAGCTCCTTCAGAACACCATAAATATCAA cCCTCCAAATGAGCTTCCTGATGGAGATCCTATTCAGTCTGCAGTGGATGAGTTTTTCTGTCCGAAGACAGTCTTCTGCCAAGAATATAG GTGTACAGGGCTTAGAGAGTTCTCCCAGAGAGAGTTCTGCCACGGAGCTCCTCCCTTCATCATCCTTAACATGCAGATGTGGAAATCAGAGGACCTTTC GTACTCTCTTGAAGGCGCCACTCTCTTCAATAGGGAGGAGCATCACTACTCTGCAGCCTTCCAGATCGATGGGTACTGGATGCACTACGATGGGCTTCGGAGCGACAACTTAATCTTATTGAACAAACCACCAGAGCTGTTGCTTCTGTCCTCGCTGGTGTATGTGCGTTCTCATGAAAAATGA
- the c12h14orf28 gene encoding uncharacterized protein C14orf28 homolog isoform X4: MPCFELSFVQPDFGGFWPFSRHENQKSMESDVCCLKDTEDVTSDSGRSVQIERSKTLIEEIRALIKSNEQEYCSFWRPVLPWGGVYTIQAGQNAISCIPLYVKINLKNTCTIDGFLMLLYIILRDNQIIRREVGLFLGKSFVEHFLYLMDSYDYTMVKILWIWDRMSKRQYHSEIHQAALEIDLFGNEHDNFTKNLENLMSTIQESYCTNWCCPSRFQELLQNTININPPNELPDGDPIQSAVDEFFCPKTVFCQEYRYSLEGATLFNREEHHYSAAFQIDGYWMHYDGLRSDNLILLNKPPELLLLSSLVYVRSHEK; the protein is encoded by the exons ATGCCATGTTTTGAGCTTAGTTTTGTTCAACCTGACTTTGGGGGCTTTTGGCCATTTTCAAGACATGAAAACCAGAAAAGTATGGAGAGTGATGTGTGCTGTTTAAAAGACACAGAGGACGTAACGTCAGACTCTGGTCGCAGTGTGCAGATTGAGAG GAGCAAAACGCTGATTGAAGAGATTCGTGCTTTGATCAAGAGCAATGAGCAGGAGTATTGCTCCTTCTGGAGGCCTGTGCTCCCCTGGGGTGGTGTATACACAATACAAGCTGGTCAGAATGCCATCTCTTGCATACCCCTGTATGTTAAAATCAATCTGAAAAACACCTGCACTATTGATGGCTTTCTCATGCTCTTGTACATCATCCTGCGGGATAATCAGATCATCCGCCGGGAAGTGGGTTTGTTCTTGGGGAAGAGTTTTGTGGAGCACTTTCTCTATCTGATGGACTCCTACGATTATACCATGGTCAAGATTTTGTGGATCTGGGACAGGATGTCTAAGCGTCAGTACCACTCAGAGATCCACCAGGCCGCTCTTGAGATTGACCTTTTTGGCAATGAGCATGATAACTTTACCAAGAATCTGGAGAACCTGATGTCTACCATTCAGGAGAGTTATTGCACCAACTGGTGCTGTCCGTCTCGTTTCCAGGAGCTCCTTCAGAACACCATAAATATCAA cCCTCCAAATGAGCTTCCTGATGGAGATCCTATTCAGTCTGCAGTGGATGAGTTTTTCTGTCCGAAGACAGTCTTCTGCCAAGAATATAG GTACTCTCTTGAAGGCGCCACTCTCTTCAATAGGGAGGAGCATCACTACTCTGCAGCCTTCCAGATCGATGGGTACTGGATGCACTACGATGGGCTTCGGAGCGACAACTTAATCTTATTGAACAAACCACCAGAGCTGTTGCTTCTGTCCTCGCTGGTGTATGTGCGTTCTCATGAAAAATGA
- the c12h14orf28 gene encoding uncharacterized protein C14orf28 homolog isoform X3, with translation MMEMGEVRSKTLIEEIRALIKSNEQEYCSFWRPVLPWGGVYTIQAGQNAISCIPLYVKINLKNTCTIDGFLMLLYIILRDNQIIRREVGLFLGKSFVEHFLYLMDSYDYTMVKILWIWDRMSKRQYHSEIHQAALEIDLFGNEHDNFTKNLENLMSTIQESYCTNWCCPSRFQELLQNTININPPNELPDGDPIQSAVDEFFCPKTVFCQEYRCTGLREFSQREFCHGAPPFIILNMQMWKSEDLSYVPYHLALSDHRYSLEGATLFNREEHHYSAAFQIDGYWMHYDGLRSDNLILLNKPPELLLLSSLVYVRSHEK, from the exons ATGATGGAAATGGGGGAGGTTCG GAGCAAAACGCTGATTGAAGAGATTCGTGCTTTGATCAAGAGCAATGAGCAGGAGTATTGCTCCTTCTGGAGGCCTGTGCTCCCCTGGGGTGGTGTATACACAATACAAGCTGGTCAGAATGCCATCTCTTGCATACCCCTGTATGTTAAAATCAATCTGAAAAACACCTGCACTATTGATGGCTTTCTCATGCTCTTGTACATCATCCTGCGGGATAATCAGATCATCCGCCGGGAAGTGGGTTTGTTCTTGGGGAAGAGTTTTGTGGAGCACTTTCTCTATCTGATGGACTCCTACGATTATACCATGGTCAAGATTTTGTGGATCTGGGACAGGATGTCTAAGCGTCAGTACCACTCAGAGATCCACCAGGCCGCTCTTGAGATTGACCTTTTTGGCAATGAGCATGATAACTTTACCAAGAATCTGGAGAACCTGATGTCTACCATTCAGGAGAGTTATTGCACCAACTGGTGCTGTCCGTCTCGTTTCCAGGAGCTCCTTCAGAACACCATAAATATCAA cCCTCCAAATGAGCTTCCTGATGGAGATCCTATTCAGTCTGCAGTGGATGAGTTTTTCTGTCCGAAGACAGTCTTCTGCCAAGAATATAG GTGTACAGGGCTTAGAGAGTTCTCCCAGAGAGAGTTCTGCCACGGAGCTCCTCCCTTCATCATCCTTAACATGCAGATGTGGAAATCAGAGGACCTTTCGTACGTTCCGTACCATTTGGCTTTGTCTGATCACAG GTACTCTCTTGAAGGCGCCACTCTCTTCAATAGGGAGGAGCATCACTACTCTGCAGCCTTCCAGATCGATGGGTACTGGATGCACTACGATGGGCTTCGGAGCGACAACTTAATCTTATTGAACAAACCACCAGAGCTGTTGCTTCTGTCCTCGCTGGTGTATGTGCGTTCTCATGAAAAATGA